A genomic segment from Triticum dicoccoides isolate Atlit2015 ecotype Zavitan chromosome 1A, WEW_v2.0, whole genome shotgun sequence encodes:
- the LOC119286223 gene encoding protein ADP-ribosyltransferase PARP3-like isoform X2: MVHETRSRTHAAEEGKDAPKRQKEEHKEQEGGKERPSKNKKPAEPEAPTKTKKLKGGESELDGKENSTKEYTDFCKAIREHLSVEDMRKILEANGQDASGSEDAVVPSCEDMMFYGPLEKCPTCGGQLECKGWKYKCTGKYSEWASCIFSSSNPPRKSDPIKVPEEINNDYVNKWLKQQEGKGYPKRDVDEEAHIFSGMMIALSGRMSRSHAYFKEQILNHGGQVNNSVLGVTCVVASPAERDKGGSGGFAEALERGTPVVSENWIVDSIQKKEAQPLAAYDIVSDVVPEGRGLPLDKLDPSEEAIETLAAELKLAGKRSVHKDSKLDKDGGHIFEKDGIIYNCACSVCDLGSEMNQFCIMQLIMLPEKHLHLFYKKGPIGHDQMAEERVEDFGNRVNDAIKEFARLFEEVTGNEFEPWEREKKFEKKSMKMYPLDMDVGFDVRHGGAALRQLGAAAAHCKLDPAISFLLKQLCGQEIYRYALTEMAQDLPDLPVGMLTDLHLKRGEEVLLEWIRDAEAVPESGPAADALWIEISNKWFTLFPTTRPYIMRGFEQIADNVASGFETIRDINVASHLIGDVFGSTLDDPLSECYKKLGCSINSVPEDSDDYKMIVKYLEKTYEPVKVDDVVYGVSVDRIYAVESSAFPSYEEIKKLPNKVLLWCGTRSSNLLRHLHKGFMPAVCHLPVPGYMFGRAIVCSDAAAEAARYGYTAVDRPEGYLVLAVASLGEEIKEITGTPGAEDVKSLEEKKLGVKGVGRKTTDESEHLTWRDDVKVPCGKLVPSGNEDGPLEYNEFAVYDPKQVSIQFLVGVRYEEQNMEVVPDE; encoded by the exons ATG GTACACGAGACAAGATCACGGACTCATGCGGCTGAAGAAGGGAAAGATGCCCCAAAAAGGCAGAAGGAAGAGCACAAAGAGCAGGAAGGGGGGAaggagcggccctccaagaacaagAAGCCGGCCGAGCCAGAGGCACCAACCAAGACCAAGAAGCTCAAGGGTGGGGAGTCGGAGCTAGATGGGAAGGAAAACTCGACGAAAGAGTACACAGATTTCTGCAAGGCCATAAGAGAGCACCTCTCTGTGGAGGACATGCGCAAGATCCTCGAAGCCAACGGGCAAGACGCTTCCGGATCAGAAGATGCAGTTGTTCCAAGCTG TGAGGATATGATGTTTTACGGGCCGCTTGAGAAGTGCCCAACATGTGGTGGCCAGCTTGAGTGCAAGGGGTGGAAGTACAAGTGCACTGGTAAATACAGTGAGTGGGCAAGCTGCATTTTCAGCAGCAGCAATCCTCCAAGGAAATCTGATCCTATAAAGGTGCCGGAGGAAATCAACAATGATTATGTGAACAAG TGGCTGAAGCAGCAAGAAGGGAAGGGGTACCCTAAGCGTGATGTGGACGAAGAGGCCCATATCTTCTCGGGCATGATGATCGCATTATCTGGACGGATGTCGCGCTCACAC GCTTATTTCAAGGAGCAGATTCTGAACCATGGAGGGCAAGTGAATAATTCTGTGCTTG GTGTCACATGTGTAGTTGCTTCTCCAGCCGAGAGAGACAAGGggggctcaggaggatttgctgAAGCACT GGAGCGTGGAACTCCAGTAGTGAGTGAGAACTGGATAGTTGATAGCATTCAGAAGAAGGAAGCCCAGCCTTTGGCTGCTTATGATATTGTATCGGATGTTGTTCCGGAGGGCAGAGGACTGCCACTGGATAAGCTTGATCCAAGCGAGGAGGCCATCGAGACTTTGGCTGCAGAG CTGAAACTTGCTGGCAAAAGATCGGTGCACAAGGACTCTAAACTGGACAAAGACGGTGGGCATATCTTCGAGAAGGATGGCATCATCTATAACTGCGCCTGTTCGGTTTGCGACTTAGGGTCTGAGATGAATCA GTTCTGCATTATGCAGCTGATCATGCTACCTGAAAAACACCTGCACCTCTTCTACAAGAAGGGTCCAATTGGCCATGATCAGATGGCAGAGGAACGGGTCGAGGATTTTGGTAATCGTGTCAATGATGCTATCAAGGAATTTGCTCGTCTGTTTGAGGAAGTTACTGGAAATGAGTTCGAGCCATGGGAGAGAGAAAAGAAGTTTGAGAAGAAGAGCATGAAGATGTACCCCTTAGACATG GATGTCGGTTTCGACGTGCGTCATGGAGGTGCAGCACTTCGTCAACTGGGAGCTGCAGCAGCACACTGCAAGCTTGACCCTGCTATTTCTTTTCTTCTAAAGCAATTGTGCGGCCAAGAAATATACAG GTATGCTCTGACAGAGATGGCCCAGGAtctgcctgaccttcctgttgggaTGCTTACGGATCTCCATTTGAAGAGAG GGGAGGAAGTGCTACTTGAATGGATCCGAGACGCGGAAGCAGTGCCGGAGTCCGGCCCTGCTGCTGATGCATTGTGGATAGAGATAAGCAACAAGTGGTTCACCCTGTTCCCCACAACTCGGCCATATATAATGAGGGGGTTTGAACAGATTGCCGACAAT GTGGCCTCTGGTTTCGAGACGATCCGCGATATAAATGTTGCGTCTCATCTCATAGGAGATGTTTTTGGGTCAACCTTAGATGATCCGCTGTCTGAATGCTACAAGAAGCTGGGTTGTTCAATCAACAGCGTTCCTGAAGATTCAGATGATTACAAGATGATTGTCAAGTACCTGGAGAAAACGTACGAGCCGGTCAAGGTTGACGACGTG GTCTATGGCGTGTCGGTGGATCGGATATATGCCGTTGAGTCCAGTGCATTCCCTTCTTATGAAGAAATAAAGAAACTGCCAAACAAAGTTCTTCTCTGGTGTG GAACTAGGAGCTCGAACCTGCTCAGGCATCTGCATAAAGGATTCATGCCTGCTGTTTGTCATCTGCCTGTGCCCGGATACATG TTTGGTCGAGCCATAGTCTGTTCGGACGCGGCGGCTGAAGCTGCTCGTTATGGCTATACGGCGGTGGACCGTCCAGAGGGATACCTGGTCTTGGCAGTGGCCTCTCTGGGGGAAGAGATCAAGGAGATAACGGGCACACCAGGAGCAGAG GATGTGAAATCCCTGGAGGAGAAGAAGCTTGGCGTGAAGGGggtggggaggaagacgacggacgaGTCGGAGCACCTCACCTGGAGGGACGACGTCAAGGTGCCCTGCGGCAAGCTGGTGCCCTCGGGGAACGAGGACGGCCCTCTCGAGTACAACGAGTTCGCCGTGTATGACCCGAAGCAG GTGAGCATCCAGTTCCTGGTCGGGGTGAGGTACGAGGAGCAGAACATGGAGGTGGTGCCGGACGAGTGA
- the LOC119286223 gene encoding protein ADP-ribosyltransferase PARP3-like isoform X1 has translation MLMSLEVHETRSRTHAAEEGKDAPKRQKEEHKEQEGGKERPSKNKKPAEPEAPTKTKKLKGGESELDGKENSTKEYTDFCKAIREHLSVEDMRKILEANGQDASGSEDAVVPSCEDMMFYGPLEKCPTCGGQLECKGWKYKCTGKYSEWASCIFSSSNPPRKSDPIKVPEEINNDYVNKWLKQQEGKGYPKRDVDEEAHIFSGMMIALSGRMSRSHAYFKEQILNHGGQVNNSVLGVTCVVASPAERDKGGSGGFAEALERGTPVVSENWIVDSIQKKEAQPLAAYDIVSDVVPEGRGLPLDKLDPSEEAIETLAAELKLAGKRSVHKDSKLDKDGGHIFEKDGIIYNCACSVCDLGSEMNQFCIMQLIMLPEKHLHLFYKKGPIGHDQMAEERVEDFGNRVNDAIKEFARLFEEVTGNEFEPWEREKKFEKKSMKMYPLDMDVGFDVRHGGAALRQLGAAAAHCKLDPAISFLLKQLCGQEIYRYALTEMAQDLPDLPVGMLTDLHLKRGEEVLLEWIRDAEAVPESGPAADALWIEISNKWFTLFPTTRPYIMRGFEQIADNVASGFETIRDINVASHLIGDVFGSTLDDPLSECYKKLGCSINSVPEDSDDYKMIVKYLEKTYEPVKVDDVVYGVSVDRIYAVESSAFPSYEEIKKLPNKVLLWCGTRSSNLLRHLHKGFMPAVCHLPVPGYMFGRAIVCSDAAAEAARYGYTAVDRPEGYLVLAVASLGEEIKEITGTPGAEDVKSLEEKKLGVKGVGRKTTDESEHLTWRDDVKVPCGKLVPSGNEDGPLEYNEFAVYDPKQVSIQFLVGVRYEEQNMEVVPDE, from the exons ATGTTGATGTCCTTGGAGGTACACGAGACAAGATCACGGACTCATGCGGCTGAAGAAGGGAAAGATGCCCCAAAAAGGCAGAAGGAAGAGCACAAAGAGCAGGAAGGGGGGAaggagcggccctccaagaacaagAAGCCGGCCGAGCCAGAGGCACCAACCAAGACCAAGAAGCTCAAGGGTGGGGAGTCGGAGCTAGATGGGAAGGAAAACTCGACGAAAGAGTACACAGATTTCTGCAAGGCCATAAGAGAGCACCTCTCTGTGGAGGACATGCGCAAGATCCTCGAAGCCAACGGGCAAGACGCTTCCGGATCAGAAGATGCAGTTGTTCCAAGCTG TGAGGATATGATGTTTTACGGGCCGCTTGAGAAGTGCCCAACATGTGGTGGCCAGCTTGAGTGCAAGGGGTGGAAGTACAAGTGCACTGGTAAATACAGTGAGTGGGCAAGCTGCATTTTCAGCAGCAGCAATCCTCCAAGGAAATCTGATCCTATAAAGGTGCCGGAGGAAATCAACAATGATTATGTGAACAAG TGGCTGAAGCAGCAAGAAGGGAAGGGGTACCCTAAGCGTGATGTGGACGAAGAGGCCCATATCTTCTCGGGCATGATGATCGCATTATCTGGACGGATGTCGCGCTCACAC GCTTATTTCAAGGAGCAGATTCTGAACCATGGAGGGCAAGTGAATAATTCTGTGCTTG GTGTCACATGTGTAGTTGCTTCTCCAGCCGAGAGAGACAAGGggggctcaggaggatttgctgAAGCACT GGAGCGTGGAACTCCAGTAGTGAGTGAGAACTGGATAGTTGATAGCATTCAGAAGAAGGAAGCCCAGCCTTTGGCTGCTTATGATATTGTATCGGATGTTGTTCCGGAGGGCAGAGGACTGCCACTGGATAAGCTTGATCCAAGCGAGGAGGCCATCGAGACTTTGGCTGCAGAG CTGAAACTTGCTGGCAAAAGATCGGTGCACAAGGACTCTAAACTGGACAAAGACGGTGGGCATATCTTCGAGAAGGATGGCATCATCTATAACTGCGCCTGTTCGGTTTGCGACTTAGGGTCTGAGATGAATCA GTTCTGCATTATGCAGCTGATCATGCTACCTGAAAAACACCTGCACCTCTTCTACAAGAAGGGTCCAATTGGCCATGATCAGATGGCAGAGGAACGGGTCGAGGATTTTGGTAATCGTGTCAATGATGCTATCAAGGAATTTGCTCGTCTGTTTGAGGAAGTTACTGGAAATGAGTTCGAGCCATGGGAGAGAGAAAAGAAGTTTGAGAAGAAGAGCATGAAGATGTACCCCTTAGACATG GATGTCGGTTTCGACGTGCGTCATGGAGGTGCAGCACTTCGTCAACTGGGAGCTGCAGCAGCACACTGCAAGCTTGACCCTGCTATTTCTTTTCTTCTAAAGCAATTGTGCGGCCAAGAAATATACAG GTATGCTCTGACAGAGATGGCCCAGGAtctgcctgaccttcctgttgggaTGCTTACGGATCTCCATTTGAAGAGAG GGGAGGAAGTGCTACTTGAATGGATCCGAGACGCGGAAGCAGTGCCGGAGTCCGGCCCTGCTGCTGATGCATTGTGGATAGAGATAAGCAACAAGTGGTTCACCCTGTTCCCCACAACTCGGCCATATATAATGAGGGGGTTTGAACAGATTGCCGACAAT GTGGCCTCTGGTTTCGAGACGATCCGCGATATAAATGTTGCGTCTCATCTCATAGGAGATGTTTTTGGGTCAACCTTAGATGATCCGCTGTCTGAATGCTACAAGAAGCTGGGTTGTTCAATCAACAGCGTTCCTGAAGATTCAGATGATTACAAGATGATTGTCAAGTACCTGGAGAAAACGTACGAGCCGGTCAAGGTTGACGACGTG GTCTATGGCGTGTCGGTGGATCGGATATATGCCGTTGAGTCCAGTGCATTCCCTTCTTATGAAGAAATAAAGAAACTGCCAAACAAAGTTCTTCTCTGGTGTG GAACTAGGAGCTCGAACCTGCTCAGGCATCTGCATAAAGGATTCATGCCTGCTGTTTGTCATCTGCCTGTGCCCGGATACATG TTTGGTCGAGCCATAGTCTGTTCGGACGCGGCGGCTGAAGCTGCTCGTTATGGCTATACGGCGGTGGACCGTCCAGAGGGATACCTGGTCTTGGCAGTGGCCTCTCTGGGGGAAGAGATCAAGGAGATAACGGGCACACCAGGAGCAGAG GATGTGAAATCCCTGGAGGAGAAGAAGCTTGGCGTGAAGGGggtggggaggaagacgacggacgaGTCGGAGCACCTCACCTGGAGGGACGACGTCAAGGTGCCCTGCGGCAAGCTGGTGCCCTCGGGGAACGAGGACGGCCCTCTCGAGTACAACGAGTTCGCCGTGTATGACCCGAAGCAG GTGAGCATCCAGTTCCTGGTCGGGGTGAGGTACGAGGAGCAGAACATGGAGGTGGTGCCGGACGAGTGA